The segment TCGTTTGGCGTTGCTGACCGCGTCTTCACGGCTTAAGCCACGTACTTTCATCGGTGCCAGGGTGACGTTATCGATCACGCTGAGATGGGGAAAAAGGTTGAACTGCTGAAACACCATACCCACTTCGGTACGAATGGTTTGCAGCGCTTGGGTGCTCTTGCCATGGGGCAGTAGCTCGTTGCTGTCGACGACCAGACTGCCCGATTGGAACTCTTCCAAACCGTTAATACAGCGAATTAGCGTCGATTTGCCAGAGCCACTGGCACCGATAATCACCACCACTTCACCGGGTACAATCGTTAGATCAATATCGTTGAGTACGTGCAGGCTGCCAAAGTGCTTATTGAGCTGCTGCATACGCACAATGGGTTGCGTTGCGTCGTTCATTGTCTCGCTCATTGCGCGTGTCCTTATTGTCCTGCCAGGCCTCTGATCTCAAGCTGGCGGAGGATGATTGATAGGGTCCAAGTGATCGCTAGATACATCAATGCGACCATGAAATAGACCTCAAGGGCCGTGAAGGTAGTGGCGATATAGATTTGCCCTTGGCGCACTAGCTCACCCACGCCAATCACCGAGAACAGGGAGGTGTCTTTGATGCTGATGATGCCCTGGTTCCCAAGGGGAGGGATCATGCGCCGAAACGCCTGGGGCCAGATAACGTAGCGAAACGCTTGAGTGCGGGAAAGACCCAGAGAGAGCGACGCTTCCCCTTGACCGCGCTCAATCGACTGGACACCGCCACGCACGATTTCAGAGATGTAAGCGCCGGAGTTAACGGCGATCGCGGCAATACCGGCGACCAGGGCGTTGATTGGCCCACCCAGCAACTGTGGTAAGCCGTAAAAAATAAATAGCACTTGGACTAGAATCGGCGTACCGCGGAACACTTCGACATAAATGATGGCCGGCCAG is part of the Halomonas alkaliantarctica genome and harbors:
- a CDS encoding amino acid ABC transporter ATP-binding protein, which codes for MNDATQPIVRMQQLNKHFGSLHVLNDIDLTIVPGEVVVIIGASGSGKSTLIRCINGLEEFQSGSLVVDSNELLPHGKSTQALQTIRTEVGMVFQQFNLFPHLSVIDNVTLAPMKVRGLSREDAVSNAKRLLDRVGIADQADKYPSQLSGGQQQRVALARALAMEPRLMLFDEPTSALDPEMIGEVLDAMRELAKEGMTMVIVTHEMGFAREVADRVIFIHKGEITEQGHPEKLFDTPQHERTQSFLARVLKH
- a CDS encoding amino acid ABC transporter permease codes for the protein MDVNFQFDWSAAFGSIPYLLPGIPWTLLISFGGLAIGFFIGIFFGLLRISRLRWLRWPAIIYVEVFRGTPILVQVLFIFYGLPQLLGGPINALVAGIAAIAVNSGAYISEIVRGGVQSIERGQGEASLSLGLSRTQAFRYVIWPQAFRRMIPPLGNQGIISIKDTSLFSVIGVGELVRQGQIYIATTFTALEVYFMVALMYLAITWTLSIILRQLEIRGLAGQ